The proteins below are encoded in one region of Planctomycetia bacterium:
- a CDS encoding WD40 repeat domain-containing protein encodes LKAGGSELPIVTPGKVDESSLIEKIIAPEGETPAMPKDAPPLKPVQVDLIRRWIEAGAPDDTPVTAQEVIDAEHPPKYEQAPVITALEFSPDGALLAVSGYHEVLLWKADGSELVARLVGLSERVESLAFSPDGTKLAVTGGSPSRFGEVQIWDVAERKLLFSQSVTYDTLYGASWSPDGTKLAFGCGDNTLRAIDATTGAAVLYQGAHSDWVLDTVFSAAGTHVVSVSRDQSMKLTELATQRFEDNITSITPGALKGGLASVDRHPTKDELLIGGADGMPKIYQMFRTQNRQIGDDFNKLREFEAMPGRVYSVAYSTDGNKIIAGSSLDGTGEVRVYDANDSHLISKLKAEPGPVFAVDLTPDAAIGAAAGFDGKLRIFDAATGEVKREFLPVPLVDDGAVALKGK; translated from the coding sequence GCTCAAGGCGGGCGGCAGCGAACTGCCGATCGTCACGCCTGGCAAGGTGGACGAAAGCTCGTTGATCGAAAAAATCATTGCGCCGGAAGGCGAGACGCCGGCGATGCCTAAAGACGCTCCGCCGCTCAAGCCGGTGCAGGTCGACTTGATTCGGCGCTGGATTGAAGCCGGCGCGCCGGACGATACGCCCGTCACCGCCCAAGAGGTGATCGACGCCGAGCATCCGCCGAAATATGAACAAGCGCCGGTGATCACCGCGCTGGAGTTCTCGCCGGACGGTGCGCTGCTGGCCGTATCGGGCTATCACGAAGTGTTGTTGTGGAAGGCGGACGGCTCGGAATTGGTCGCGCGGTTGGTGGGGCTTTCCGAGCGTGTCGAGTCGCTCGCATTTTCTCCGGACGGAACAAAGCTCGCTGTGACGGGCGGTTCGCCGTCGCGTTTTGGCGAAGTGCAGATTTGGGACGTCGCGGAGCGCAAGCTCCTGTTTTCGCAGTCCGTAACTTATGACACGCTCTATGGCGCAAGCTGGTCGCCGGACGGCACGAAGCTGGCCTTCGGCTGCGGCGACAACACATTGCGGGCGATCGACGCCACGACCGGCGCGGCGGTGCTCTATCAGGGAGCGCACAGCGATTGGGTGCTGGACACGGTGTTCTCCGCCGCGGGCACGCACGTCGTTTCGGTGAGCCGCGACCAAAGCATGAAGCTCACGGAGTTAGCCACGCAGCGCTTCGAAGACAACATCACCAGCATTACGCCGGGCGCGCTGAAAGGTGGCCTGGCGAGCGTGGATCGCCATCCGACGAAGGATGAGTTGTTGATTGGCGGCGCCGACGGCATGCCGAAGATCTATCAAATGTTTCGCACCCAGAACCGGCAAATCGGCGACGACTTCAATAAACTTCGCGAATTCGAGGCGATGCCGGGCCGCGTGTATTCCGTCGCGTACAGCACGGATGGCAACAAGATCATCGCCGGCAGCAGCCTTGACGGGACCGGCGAAGTGCGGGTGTACGACGCCAACGACAGCCATTTGATTTCCAAATTGAAAGCGGAACCTGGGCCGGTGTTCGCGGTGGATTTGACGCCGGATGCTGCGATCGGCGCGGCGGCCGGGTTTGACGGCAAGCTGCGAATTTTCGATGCGGCGACCGGCGAGGTGAAGCGGGAGTTTTTGCCGGTTCCGCTGGTGGACGACGGTGCGGTGGCGCTGAAGGGCAAATAG